The Leptospira saintgironsiae genome window below encodes:
- a CDS encoding alpha/beta hydrolase family protein: MIRYSFQGLPFLLKYADMIDSPDSEIREENLKVSKKSSFRTKIFPGPKHSPVIYLQHGMSNRGIDDPRILTLAKHLKNTGATVYLPELTEVKGLEISDDTVPNIRSLFQEIVKREGQAISFLSASFSAGMGMVALSGKEEQKNLKSALLVGTYSDFADTLPFILSNYEVDPYAVHVLLYNYISKLRPKLSKLEEFYFEAALDNGLKRTGEAEKSSKLLKKLNEKERDFVYSVQSDPVFRMSLVEPILSVLPHNFILRNSPKNFLSDWKAPIALLHGSDDPVISPDESEQLFDSLGNGKGEWKVILRSKLITHGDHLPFYTQLGEIPKLAGLWGFFLKNSGL, from the coding sequence ATGATTCGATACTCTTTCCAGGGACTCCCATTCTTACTCAAATACGCAGACATGATAGATTCTCCCGATTCTGAAATCAGGGAGGAAAATTTAAAAGTTTCTAAGAAGTCTTCCTTCAGGACCAAAATATTTCCAGGTCCAAAACATTCTCCAGTGATCTATCTACAACATGGAATGAGCAATCGTGGGATTGATGATCCGCGAATTCTAACACTTGCGAAACATCTAAAGAATACCGGAGCCACTGTATATCTTCCTGAACTTACAGAAGTTAAGGGGCTCGAGATCTCGGATGATACCGTTCCAAACATCAGGTCCTTATTCCAGGAGATTGTAAAAAGAGAAGGTCAGGCGATCTCATTCTTATCCGCAAGCTTCTCCGCTGGGATGGGAATGGTGGCATTGTCTGGAAAGGAAGAACAGAAAAATCTAAAATCTGCTCTACTTGTTGGGACATATTCTGACTTCGCAGATACTCTTCCTTTCATTCTATCCAATTACGAAGTGGATCCTTATGCGGTTCATGTTTTACTTTATAATTATATTTCTAAGCTTAGGCCCAAACTTTCCAAATTAGAAGAGTTCTATTTTGAAGCCGCCTTGGATAATGGATTAAAAAGAACGGGAGAAGCGGAGAAGTCTTCTAAACTTCTGAAAAAACTAAACGAGAAAGAAAGGGATTTCGTATACTCAGTCCAATCGGATCCAGTATTTAGAATGAGTTTGGTGGAGCCTATTCTATCTGTACTGCCGCATAACTTCATTTTGCGGAATTCTCCTAAAAACTTCCTCTCTGATTGGAAGGCACCTATCGCCTTATTGCATGGATCAGACGATCCAGTGATCTCTCCTGACGAATCAGAGCAATTATTCGATTCTTTGGGGAATGGTAAGGGAGAATGGAAGGTGATCTTAAGGTCCAAATTGATCACTCATGGGGACCATCTTCCTTTTTACACGCAACTAGGTGAGATCCCGAAGCTTGCTGGACTATGGGGATTTTTTCTAAAAAATTCTGGTCTCTAA
- a CDS encoding DUF342 domain-containing protein, with product MVVSTEQTSGVSDQETSWESVFSLKISSDNLGADLTIRPGMIKGRALSTSIVIEYLHNKDISQDRIIGDNIYGALKQLQASTGRMDFSPISFVVAQGFPPVRGEDGWVKFYHPQAKRVKIGEDGHADYRNIERYIYVKAGEKLATLFEGIPGKPGMDVFGKPIAPPPIRRPKLTIGKNVQEKGLVQENKPLVEYFATCNGAIFSTESSITVSQELQIDSNVGLGTGNINYDGNVLVKGDVEAATSIKTQGNLMVKGNVETSDLVIARDLEVSGGIKGDGKNVIKIGGHLYAKFIENAEIEVEGDVIVEGFILNSKIHSLGNVILNGSSGNLVSSTVSTYMGLTCATLGSQAELDVTVELGFHFRNEKSFQDLTKRLQVAEKEIEKILPKVQQIKQMVQRSRGQIPEDKKEGYRIVFEEYNKQNKFIELVKQKLEVLKSSRFNPGEVQLVVRKGSYKGSIIKYRRQVEKVEKFQSAFMMRFQPGQDKAAMVAIKPQK from the coding sequence ATGGTTGTGAGTACAGAGCAAACTTCGGGTGTGTCAGATCAAGAGACAAGTTGGGAGAGTGTATTCTCTCTTAAGATTAGTTCGGATAATCTGGGCGCCGATCTAACGATTCGTCCCGGCATGATCAAGGGCAGGGCTCTTTCCACTAGCATTGTTATAGAATATCTTCATAATAAGGATATTTCCCAAGACCGTATTATCGGGGACAATATCTATGGCGCATTAAAACAACTACAAGCATCCACAGGTAGGATGGATTTTTCCCCTATTTCTTTCGTGGTTGCCCAAGGTTTTCCTCCTGTTAGAGGTGAGGATGGTTGGGTAAAATTCTATCATCCCCAAGCAAAAAGGGTCAAGATAGGTGAGGATGGCCACGCAGATTATAGAAATATTGAAAGATATATATATGTAAAAGCAGGCGAGAAGCTTGCGACCCTATTCGAAGGGATTCCCGGCAAACCAGGAATGGATGTTTTCGGAAAACCGATTGCTCCTCCTCCCATCAGAAGACCTAAACTTACAATTGGTAAGAATGTTCAAGAGAAGGGTCTTGTCCAAGAAAACAAACCTTTAGTAGAATATTTTGCTACCTGCAACGGCGCTATTTTCTCTACTGAATCTTCTATCACTGTTTCCCAAGAATTGCAGATCGATTCTAATGTTGGACTCGGAACTGGAAATATCAATTACGACGGAAACGTTCTCGTAAAAGGAGATGTCGAAGCTGCTACTTCTATCAAGACCCAAGGGAACTTGATGGTAAAAGGAAATGTGGAGACTTCCGATTTAGTAATCGCTCGTGACCTAGAGGTGAGTGGCGGTATTAAAGGTGATGGAAAAAATGTAATCAAGATCGGCGGTCATCTTTACGCTAAGTTTATTGAAAACGCAGAGATAGAAGTAGAAGGAGATGTTATTGTCGAAGGTTTTATCCTAAACTCTAAGATCCATTCTTTAGGAAATGTGATCCTGAATGGATCCAGCGGAAACTTAGTATCTTCTACCGTTTCAACTTATATGGGTTTGACCTGTGCAACTTTAGGTTCTCAAGCGGAGTTGGATGTAACTGTGGAGTTAGGATTTCATTTTAGGAATGAAAAAAGTTTCCAAGATCTCACTAAACGTCTTCAAGTTGCGGAGAAGGAAATAGAAAAAATCCTTCCTAAGGTCCAACAGATCAAACAGATGGTCCAAAGGTCCAGAGGCCAGATCCCTGAGGATAAAAAAGAAGGTTATCGTATTGTTTTTGAGGAATATAATAAGCAGAACAAGTTTATAGAACTTGTGAAACAAAAACTGGAAGTATTAAAATCTTCCAGGTTTAATCCAGGGGAAGTTCAGCTTGTAGTTCGTAAAGGTTCTTATAAGGGAAGTATCATCAAATATAGAAGGCAAGTGGAGAAGGTTGAAAAATTCCAGTCTGCATTTATGATGCGTTTCCAACCAGGGCAAGACAAAGCTGCCATGGTTGCTATCAAACCTCAAAAATAA
- the mtnA gene encoding S-methyl-5-thioribose-1-phosphate isomerase, whose protein sequence is MKKENLRPIFWEKEGLKLLDQRQIPGKKEWFTAKNSEDAIFAIKEMVVRGAPAIAITGLFGAVLELKKFSQKPDYQEFQTLLSKILGSRPTAVNLRRAFEELSSLFPEEEYDKVSLSELQQKSEEFAIHVFEEDIRNNLALAKNGVGLFPSSPSKLKIITHCNTGALATAGHGTALGVIRSLKEAGHDLTVYADETRPYLQGARLTAWELMEEGIENYLITDSMAGWLMSSQKIDAVIVGVDRVAANGDSANKIGTYPLAVLAKHHGIPFYIAATEKSFDFKITDGSQIPIEMRTQDEVTRLNFLKNEKGEAILAEGVIAPVGVKALNPSFDVTPASLIKAFITEKGIVPPDKIKEFFG, encoded by the coding sequence ATGAAAAAAGAGAACTTAAGGCCGATTTTTTGGGAAAAAGAAGGACTCAAACTTTTAGACCAAAGACAGATCCCTGGCAAAAAAGAATGGTTCACTGCTAAAAACTCCGAGGACGCAATTTTCGCCATCAAAGAGATGGTTGTCAGGGGAGCTCCTGCAATCGCCATTACCGGGTTATTCGGTGCAGTTTTAGAATTAAAAAAGTTTTCTCAAAAACCGGATTACCAAGAATTCCAAACCTTACTTTCTAAAATCCTGGGTTCCCGTCCTACTGCGGTAAATCTTCGTAGAGCATTCGAAGAACTTTCTTCACTTTTTCCGGAAGAAGAATATGATAAGGTTTCGTTGTCGGAACTCCAACAGAAATCGGAAGAATTTGCAATCCATGTTTTCGAAGAAGATATCAGAAACAATTTAGCATTAGCGAAGAATGGTGTGGGACTTTTTCCTTCTTCTCCTTCTAAACTAAAAATTATCACTCATTGTAATACAGGCGCACTCGCAACCGCAGGACATGGAACTGCATTAGGAGTGATCCGTTCTCTAAAAGAAGCAGGACATGATCTTACTGTATATGCAGACGAGACCCGTCCGTATTTACAAGGGGCAAGACTCACCGCCTGGGAACTAATGGAAGAAGGGATCGAAAACTATCTGATCACAGACAGTATGGCCGGCTGGCTCATGTCCTCTCAAAAAATAGACGCAGTCATTGTGGGCGTAGATAGAGTTGCCGCTAACGGTGATTCTGCGAATAAGATTGGAACTTATCCTTTGGCAGTTTTAGCAAAACACCATGGGATCCCATTCTACATTGCAGCCACAGAAAAAAGTTTTGATTTTAAGATCACAGACGGTTCCCAAATTCCAATCGAAATGAGAACACAAGATGAGGTGACTCGTTTAAACTTCTTAAAAAATGAAAAGGGAGAAGCAATTCTTGCAGAAGGTGTAATTGCTCCAGTCGGAGTAAAAGCACTCAATCCTTCTTTTGATGTGACTCCTGCAAGTCTTATCAAAGCATTTATCACGGAGAAAGGAATTGTTCCTCCGGATAAGATCAAAGAGTTTTTTGGCTGA
- a CDS encoding rhomboid family intramembrane serine protease — MAKRNPTSGPKLFGFSLIHPLNLVLFFNIFVWALLMMEGGRGIITYFFGLNPSFVIEKKMYWQVFTYGFLHVVGGDFFSSLIHIGMNMFGLFTVGFWLCRYIGGWKFLSVYLLSQLGGGLFVLSFSYIGWKTGLVPENSIWDSYHSATVGASGGVFGVLAAFSLMFPEARFVFPPVRAKFAPWVLIGFGFSVDAYYLLQFHSSGVMSQSFFGMMSNSGHLGGAVFGLFSLLGLQKFGGKTRTPIFVRRWEKPKENQERVIVRPKNLEDPFETQVRKNRELLSQLYGISDAREKENILSPIQAENTNLCPPSDYNPEDMFCLRCEWLQNCELRKLKKDLPEL, encoded by the coding sequence ATGGCAAAGAGAAATCCGACCTCAGGTCCGAAGCTTTTCGGATTCTCGCTAATTCATCCACTGAATCTGGTCTTATTCTTTAATATTTTCGTCTGGGCACTTCTCATGATGGAAGGTGGGCGAGGAATTATTACCTACTTTTTCGGATTAAACCCAAGCTTCGTTATCGAAAAGAAAATGTATTGGCAGGTGTTCACATATGGATTCCTGCACGTAGTCGGTGGTGATTTTTTTTCTTCTCTCATCCATATCGGGATGAATATGTTCGGACTATTCACAGTTGGTTTTTGGCTCTGTAGATATATTGGCGGTTGGAAATTTCTAAGTGTGTATCTTCTTTCCCAACTAGGCGGCGGACTTTTCGTTTTGTCTTTTTCTTATATAGGTTGGAAGACTGGGTTAGTTCCTGAAAATTCTATCTGGGATAGTTATCATTCCGCCACAGTTGGCGCAAGCGGCGGGGTTTTCGGAGTTCTTGCTGCATTCAGTCTAATGTTCCCTGAAGCAAGATTTGTGTTTCCTCCTGTGAGAGCAAAATTTGCTCCGTGGGTGTTGATCGGTTTTGGGTTTTCTGTAGATGCTTACTACCTTCTTCAATTCCATTCCAGCGGAGTCATGTCCCAAAGTTTTTTTGGAATGATGAGTAACTCTGGACATTTGGGTGGAGCAGTATTTGGTCTGTTTAGTTTATTAGGTCTGCAAAAATTCGGAGGAAAAACCAGAACTCCAATCTTTGTAAGAAGATGGGAGAAGCCTAAGGAGAATCAGGAAAGGGTAATCGTTCGTCCTAAAAATTTGGAAGACCCGTTTGAGACACAGGTCCGGAAAAATAGGGAACTCTTAAGCCAATTATATGGAATTTCGGACGCAAGGGAAAAGGAAAATATTCTCTCTCCTATACAAGCGGAGAATACGAATCTATGTCCTCCCTCAGACTACAATCCTGAGGATATGTTTTGTCTTCGTTGTGAATGGCTTCAGAATTGCGAATTAAGAAAATTAAAGAAAGATCTCCCTGAACTTTGA
- a CDS encoding LIC11177 family protein, protein MADKKKTILPDVLMREKLQKIALNEKAKAARIVGSDKVGSEVDPRREDGPGSKIFKAIDESLSDLRYYFLEGEYGDKVADLFNRNESQFDRLGITPRRFLEFARESFDRFKQLQKKMPLEPMNKKGWEYLERSLSELIGKLNEKFNK, encoded by the coding sequence TTGGCGGATAAAAAGAAAACAATTCTCCCCGACGTTCTTATGAGGGAGAAATTACAAAAAATCGCCCTTAACGAAAAAGCAAAAGCAGCCAGGATAGTAGGGTCTGACAAAGTCGGATCTGAAGTTGATCCCAGAAGGGAAGATGGGCCAGGCTCTAAAATTTTTAAGGCCATAGACGAATCCCTCTCTGATCTTAGATATTATTTTCTGGAAGGAGAATACGGGGACAAGGTTGCGGACCTATTCAATCGTAACGAAAGCCAATTCGACAGATTGGGTATTACTCCCAGAAGATTTTTGGAATTCGCAAGAGAGTCCTTTGATCGTTTCAAACAATTACAGAAAAAAATGCCTTTAGAACCAATGAACAAAAAGGGTTGGGAATATCTAGAAAGAAGTTTGTCTGAATTAATCGGCAAACTTAATGAGAAATTCAATAAGTAA
- a CDS encoding HpcH/HpaI aldolase/citrate lyase family protein — MSKLPHPKDALFEGEKPFPIIPACEHFAGSEKLITKALELQNKLGGLFDITMDCEDGAQTGKEKEHAEMIVRIQNSELNKHNMSGVRIHDYTNAFWKQDVDIIVPGAGNKIAYITIPKPTKASQVEEMITYIQGAAKKAGITREIPIHVLIETHGALADVDKIAALPWMQVVDFGLMDFISGHHGAIPASCMKSPGQFDHELLRRAKASCVAAALAHGVIPAHNVTLDLKNQYQTYKDAKRAHDEFGFLRMWSIYPTQIQAILDAMAPDYSEVQTSAAILVKAQDAEWGPIQHDGDLHDRATYRYFWEVLQKAKLTGIAIPEEASKRFF, encoded by the coding sequence ATGTCCAAATTACCACATCCTAAGGATGCATTATTCGAAGGAGAAAAACCTTTCCCTATCATCCCGGCCTGCGAACATTTTGCCGGATCCGAAAAACTGATCACTAAAGCTCTAGAGTTACAAAACAAACTCGGCGGTCTTTTCGACATCACCATGGACTGCGAAGATGGTGCTCAAACCGGAAAAGAAAAAGAACACGCGGAAATGATCGTCCGTATCCAAAACTCCGAACTCAATAAACATAACATGAGCGGTGTAAGGATCCACGATTATACCAACGCTTTCTGGAAACAAGACGTAGACATTATCGTTCCAGGTGCAGGAAACAAGATCGCATACATCACTATTCCTAAACCTACAAAAGCTTCCCAAGTGGAAGAAATGATTACTTATATCCAAGGTGCTGCTAAAAAAGCAGGAATCACTAGAGAGATCCCAATCCACGTTTTGATCGAAACTCACGGAGCACTTGCTGACGTTGACAAGATCGCTGCTCTTCCTTGGATGCAAGTAGTTGATTTCGGTCTAATGGACTTCATCTCAGGACACCACGGAGCAATCCCTGCTTCTTGTATGAAAAGCCCAGGACAATTCGATCACGAATTATTAAGAAGAGCAAAAGCTTCTTGTGTGGCTGCAGCACTCGCTCACGGAGTAATCCCAGCTCATAACGTTACTCTTGACCTTAAAAACCAATACCAAACTTATAAAGATGCAAAAAGAGCTCACGATGAGTTCGGATTCCTTCGTATGTGGTCCATCTATCCAACTCAGATCCAAGCAATCTTAGATGCGATGGCTCCAGACTATAGCGAAGTTCAAACTTCTGCAGCGATCCTTGTAAAAGCTCAGGATGCAGAATGGGGACCAATCCAACACGACGGAGATCTTCACGACAGAGCAACTTACCGTTACTTCTGGGAAGTTCTTCAAAAAGCAAAACTTACTGGTATTGCAATTCCAGAAGAAGCTTCGAAAAGATTCTTCTAA
- a CDS encoding ornithine carbamoyltransferase codes for MEAPKIKHLISWQDWSDAEVLDLLQFAVHVKNHRANYLGHMTGRTLAMLFQKTSTRTRVSFEVAMTEMGGHAIYLDWMTSNFLLSDIDLEAEYLSRNVSVIMARMRKHEELLQLKSGSQVPVINGCCNKFHPCQSLADILTIVMDNPKPLKELKLTYIGVHNNVVNSLIGITSALGMELTLLTPIAETENIDQDTVERAKKKGTIQWETDLIRSVKNADYIYTDTWVDMEFFNDPAFADKKKERMNLMMPFQINDSLLKETKAKVMHDMPIHSGYEITREVVRSPRSIIFQQAENRLDAQKAVILQLLEA; via the coding sequence ATGGAAGCACCTAAAATCAAACATCTTATCTCTTGGCAAGATTGGTCGGACGCAGAAGTCCTGGACCTTCTACAATTTGCTGTCCATGTGAAAAATCATAGGGCCAATTATCTGGGACATATGACCGGTAGAACTCTTGCAATGCTCTTCCAAAAGACTAGCACTCGTACCAGAGTTTCTTTCGAAGTAGCAATGACTGAAATGGGAGGACATGCAATCTATTTGGATTGGATGACTTCTAACTTTCTTCTTTCTGACATTGACCTCGAAGCAGAATATCTTTCCAGAAACGTTTCTGTTATCATGGCTCGGATGAGAAAACATGAGGAACTTTTACAGCTCAAGTCGGGTTCTCAGGTCCCAGTCATCAATGGATGTTGTAATAAATTCCATCCTTGCCAGTCTCTTGCGGATATTCTCACCATCGTGATGGACAATCCTAAACCTCTTAAAGAGTTAAAGCTCACCTATATCGGTGTGCATAATAACGTAGTAAATTCTCTCATCGGGATCACTTCCGCTTTAGGAATGGAACTTACTCTTCTCACCCCGATTGCAGAGACAGAAAACATAGATCAGGACACTGTGGAAAGGGCGAAGAAGAAGGGCACAATCCAATGGGAGACTGACCTGATCCGTTCCGTAAAGAATGCGGACTATATTTATACTGATACCTGGGTAGACATGGAATTCTTCAATGATCCAGCTTTCGCGGACAAGAAGAAGGAACGTATGAACCTAATGATGCCTTTCCAGATCAATGATTCATTATTGAAAGAGACCAAGGCAAAGGTTATGCACGATATGCCTATCCACTCTGGATACGAAATTACTAGAGAAGTGGTCAGAAGTCCTAGATCCATTATCTTCCAACAGGCGGAGAACCGTCTGGATGCACAGAAAGCGGTCATTCTACAACTCTTAGAAGCCTAA
- a CDS encoding peptide chain release factor 3: MSESAFGQNIVEEETKRRRTFAIIAHPDAGKTTLTEKLLLYGGAIQLAGAVKARKNRKAATSDWMEMEKEKGISITSAALQFEYKNHVLNLLDTPGHEDFSEDTYRTLIAADTAVMVLDAGRGVEPQTIKLFKVCRDRGIPIVTFVNKMDRPTKKMFELLDEIEKVLGITAIPMVWPIGTGVDFSGVYNRVDKKIYTYDKTPGGSQKSAFQSSGIEDTNLDSMFEDWVLKQFREEVELVEEGIAPFSLDEFIDSKITPVFFGSAVNNFGIQLFLDHFLQIAPPPLYFPLKNGDRLDPITTPFSGFVFKVQANMNKAHRDRIAFLRVCSGKFERGLNVNHGRLGKAVKLSSSFAFFGQDRNTVDEAYPGDIIGLVNPGTYSIGDILATGKVPDLKPLPVFAPEIFATLSCVETGALKSFRKGIEQLAEEGILHLFTSQTVGGGLPVIGAMGQLQFEVFRRRLQDEYSAPTNINILPYQVSCWLLEEDIPKVPQGSNLVTDSLGRAALLFDSEWEKGYFQKKNPEIRLLDYPTQDVSELNQEY, encoded by the coding sequence GTGTCGGAAAGCGCTTTTGGCCAGAATATAGTAGAAGAGGAAACCAAACGTAGGAGAACCTTCGCAATCATAGCCCATCCGGATGCGGGTAAGACCACTCTTACCGAAAAGCTTCTATTATACGGAGGCGCTATCCAACTTGCTGGTGCAGTAAAGGCACGTAAAAACCGTAAGGCTGCTACTTCTGACTGGATGGAGATGGAAAAAGAAAAAGGGATCTCAATCACTTCCGCAGCTCTTCAATTCGAATATAAAAATCATGTATTAAATTTATTAGATACTCCAGGTCACGAAGACTTCTCCGAAGATACTTACCGCACATTGATCGCAGCAGACACCGCAGTGATGGTGTTAGACGCAGGAAGGGGAGTAGAGCCTCAAACAATCAAATTATTTAAAGTATGTAGGGACCGCGGGATCCCGATCGTTACATTCGTAAACAAGATGGACCGCCCGACTAAAAAAATGTTCGAGCTCTTGGATGAGATCGAAAAAGTTTTAGGCATCACTGCAATTCCAATGGTATGGCCTATCGGAACAGGAGTAGATTTCAGCGGAGTTTATAATCGTGTGGATAAAAAGATCTACACGTATGATAAAACTCCTGGCGGTTCTCAAAAGTCTGCATTCCAAAGTTCAGGGATAGAAGATACAAATCTGGACTCTATGTTTGAAGACTGGGTCTTAAAACAATTTAGGGAAGAAGTAGAACTCGTAGAAGAAGGGATCGCTCCATTCTCTTTAGATGAATTTATAGATTCTAAGATCACGCCTGTATTTTTTGGATCTGCTGTGAATAATTTCGGGATCCAATTATTCTTGGATCATTTTTTACAAATTGCTCCTCCTCCTTTATATTTTCCATTGAAGAATGGAGATCGTTTAGATCCAATTACCACCCCTTTTAGCGGATTTGTGTTCAAGGTGCAAGCCAATATGAACAAGGCTCACAGAGATAGGATTGCTTTCTTAAGAGTATGTTCAGGTAAATTCGAAAGAGGACTTAACGTGAATCACGGAAGATTAGGAAAAGCTGTAAAACTTTCTTCTTCTTTTGCATTCTTTGGCCAAGACAGAAACACTGTGGATGAGGCATATCCTGGAGATATTATAGGTCTTGTGAACCCGGGTACTTATTCTATTGGAGATATATTGGCGACTGGCAAAGTCCCTGATCTAAAACCTCTTCCCGTATTTGCTCCTGAAATTTTTGCTACTCTTTCCTGTGTAGAAACAGGCGCCCTTAAAAGTTTCAGAAAGGGAATAGAACAGCTCGCAGAAGAAGGTATTCTTCACTTATTCACTTCTCAAACTGTGGGTGGTGGATTGCCTGTGATAGGTGCGATGGGTCAGTTGCAGTTTGAGGTATTTAGAAGAAGACTCCAAGATGAGTATTCTGCCCCTACGAATATTAATATTCTTCCTTACCAAGTTTCTTGCTGGTTACTTGAAGAAGATATTCCTAAGGTTCCTCAAGGTTCAAATCTTGTGACTGATAGTTTGGGCAGGGCTGCTCTACTATTCGATTCGGAATGGGAGAAGGGTTATTTCCAAAAGAAAAATCCTGAGATCCGATTATTGGATTATCCTACACAAGATGTTTCTGAACTGAATCAGGAATACTAA
- a CDS encoding CsgG/HfaB family protein: protein MRRFPILIFLSAIFISFYGNCRSLPSYDAQLSLGKNPSKFKTSKYIVFPFEFAEGLELTDSQENSQKIVSARNREKAEKALFQAGFTVLERGKLDKLINEITLSKTGITESEGLNLGKMVNANSAVFGKITNYNVARRRLRKHFVAEIILKGVDIETGEILWESTLKGHAPYINGQQTLLDTENKLYEKFVKKLQENTGNK, encoded by the coding sequence ATGCGACGATTTCCGATTTTAATTTTCTTATCTGCGATATTTATTTCCTTCTATGGTAATTGTAGAAGTCTTCCTTCTTATGATGCTCAACTGAGCTTGGGCAAAAACCCTTCTAAATTCAAAACTTCCAAATATATAGTCTTTCCTTTTGAGTTTGCAGAAGGTCTGGAATTAACCGATTCTCAAGAGAATTCTCAAAAGATCGTTTCTGCGAGAAATAGAGAGAAGGCGGAGAAGGCTTTATTCCAAGCTGGATTCACCGTTTTAGAAAGAGGCAAACTGGATAAATTGATAAACGAAATTACCTTGAGTAAGACAGGTATAACTGAATCAGAAGGTTTGAATCTAGGTAAAATGGTGAATGCAAACTCTGCAGTCTTCGGTAAGATCACAAATTATAACGTTGCCAGGCGCAGGCTTCGCAAACATTTCGTGGCTGAAATTATCCTAAAAGGGGTGGATATCGAAACTGGAGAAATCCTTTGGGAATCCACTTTGAAGGGTCATGCTCCCTATATCAATGGACAGCAAACATTGTTAGATACTGAGAATAAACTATATGAGAAGTTTGTGAAAAAATTACAGGAAAATACAGGCAATAAGTAG